One part of the Dyadobacter sp. 676 genome encodes these proteins:
- a CDS encoding ATP-binding protein has translation MIRRTLQTALEKKLYDGKAIILTGARQVGKTTLLQTLFSNSDDTIWLNGDEADVRALFDNATSTRFKNLFAGKKNIVIDEAQRISDIGVKLKLITDHIPGIQLVATGSSSFELANKINEPLTGRKWEYRMFPLSFGEMVNHHGLIEERRLLPQRLLYGYYPDIVNHPGEEKDILKQLSDSYLYKDILTWENIQKPEKLLRLLQALAFQVGSQVSFNELGTMCGLDNKTVEKYINLLEQVFIIFRLGSFSRNLRNELKSSRKIYFYDNGIRNALIANFSQPELRTDIGALWENFIISERMKFINYNGIWANQYYWRTKEQNEIDYLEDIDGQLHAYEFKWNPNARVSASKTFVNAYPDSQFKVVSPANFDEFIL, from the coding sequence ATGATCAGACGAACCCTTCAAACCGCACTTGAAAAGAAGCTGTATGATGGTAAAGCTATCATCTTAACAGGCGCCAGACAAGTGGGAAAAACCACCTTGCTACAAACCCTGTTCAGTAATTCCGATGACACCATCTGGCTAAACGGTGACGAAGCCGATGTGCGGGCATTATTTGACAACGCTACCTCCACACGATTTAAAAATCTGTTCGCCGGGAAGAAAAACATCGTCATCGACGAAGCCCAACGTATTTCCGACATCGGCGTAAAATTAAAACTGATAACCGATCATATTCCCGGGATACAACTGGTGGCTACCGGAAGCTCTTCTTTTGAACTCGCCAATAAAATCAACGAACCACTGACCGGCCGGAAATGGGAGTACAGAATGTTCCCGCTTTCATTCGGTGAAATGGTAAATCATCACGGACTGATCGAAGAAAGACGGTTACTGCCACAGAGATTGCTTTACGGCTACTATCCCGACATTGTTAACCACCCTGGTGAGGAAAAGGATATTTTGAAGCAACTTTCGGACAGCTATCTGTACAAAGACATCCTCACCTGGGAAAACATTCAGAAACCGGAAAAGCTTCTACGCCTTTTGCAAGCACTGGCATTTCAGGTAGGATCGCAGGTTTCTTTCAATGAACTTGGAACGATGTGCGGCCTTGACAACAAGACGGTTGAAAAGTACATTAATCTACTCGAACAGGTTTTTATCATTTTCCGTCTCGGTTCGTTTAGCCGGAATTTGCGGAACGAACTTAAAAGCAGCCGCAAAATTTACTTTTACGACAACGGCATCCGGAACGCACTGATAGCCAATTTCAGCCAACCCGAGCTGCGAACCGATATCGGAGCATTGTGGGAAAACTTCATTATCTCCGAGCGGATGAAGTTTATCAACTATAACGGGATTTGGGCAAACCAATATTACTGGCGTACCAAAGAGCAAAATGAGATCGACTATCTGGAAGATATCGATGGTCAGTTGCATGCCTACGAATTCAAATGGAATCCCAATGCCAGGGTTTCGGCGTCCAAAACATTCGTTAATGCATATCCCGACAGCCAGTTCAAAGTCGTGAGCCCGGCTAACTTCGACGAATTCATCCTTTAA
- a CDS encoding NAD(P)H-binding protein: MKRIQKIAVIGGGGRTGQYLVNQLIEKGYSLKLLLRHPENFTIISPLIEIVQGDVLDEGVVEQLIRGCDAVVSTVGQRKDEPLVASRASVNILNAIGDRPVRYIVLAGLNVDTPTDRKGTETAKATEWMRTTFPAIHEDRQRSYSILAGSHAEWIMVRVPYIEFTGSRAEVKVSAADSPGGKIDAADIAGFMIDQLTDDTWLRKAPFISN; encoded by the coding sequence ATGAAAAGAATACAAAAAATAGCCGTGATTGGCGGCGGAGGACGCACAGGCCAATATCTTGTCAACCAGCTTATTGAAAAAGGTTATTCCTTGAAACTGCTGCTCCGGCATCCGGAGAATTTCACAATTATCAGCCCTTTGATCGAGATCGTGCAGGGAGATGTGCTGGATGAGGGTGTCGTGGAACAGCTGATCAGGGGCTGCGATGCCGTCGTAAGTACAGTAGGCCAGCGAAAAGACGAACCTTTGGTGGCTAGCCGGGCGAGCGTCAATATCCTGAATGCGATAGGCGACCGGCCGGTGCGGTATATAGTATTGGCTGGTTTAAATGTGGATACGCCGACCGACCGGAAAGGTACCGAAACCGCCAAGGCTACGGAATGGATGCGGACTACATTCCCTGCCATCCATGAAGATCGCCAGCGATCTTACTCGATTCTGGCGGGCAGCCATGCGGAATGGATCATGGTGCGGGTTCCGTACATTGAATTTACCGGGAGCCGTGCCGAAGTGAAGGTAAGCGCTGCCGATTCGCCGGGAGGGAAAATCGACGCGGCCGATATTGCCGGGTTCATGATCGACCAGCTTACGGACGATACCTGGCTGCGAAAAGCGCCGTTTATCTCCAATTAA
- a CDS encoding FAD-linked oxidase C-terminal domain-containing protein, translating into MTSPSPVSDADLSLLAQRLEGDLFFDNTMRTLYATDASAYREMPLAVAIPKSIGDLKALISYATEKKVSLIPRTAGTSLAGQVVGNGIVVDVSKNFNKILEINAEERWVRVQPGVVRDELNMALKPYGLYFGPETSTANRAMIGGMVGNNSCGSNSIVYGSTREHLLEVKAILADGSDAEFKNVSSNELQAILDNARRKNGSASLLDKIYLKTDAILASPENQAEIRRNFPKPSVERRNTGYALDMLLNMEPYTTGTGSERPFNMCSLIAGSEGTLCFLTEIKVNLVPLPPKTQGLVCVHCNTIDEALRATILTLKYGPHAVELIDEYVLECAATNPEQRKNAFFVKNKPDGTFPAILVVDLSRETKEEVEQLAAEMEKELKAAGMGFHYPLLFGDDTKKIWTLRKAGLGLLANIPGDEKAVAVIEDTAIDVYDQPEYIREFNEILKKHGMSAVHYAHAGSGELHLRPIINLKTAEGHRQFRMIAEEIADLVKKYDGSLSGEHGDGRLRGEFIPKMVGQHNYQLFKDLKKTWDPNNIFNPGKIVDTAPMDTFLRYEPDQKTPEFKTNFRFHDQNILQHAEQCNGSGDCRKTHLSGGTMCPSFMATRNEKDTTRARANILREMLTRSPKENRFDNKEIKEVYDLCLACKGCKGECPSNVDVAKLKMEFLQQYHDANGIPVRSWLVGNFSKMTGIASYVPWAYNLIFKNAPLRKIANTIVGFHPDRTMPLLHGTTLKKWYDQRKKSAPKSARKVYLFCDEFTNYNDVEIGKTAILALEKLGYEVTIPNHGPSGRPQLSKGLLRDAKKIAEENIRLLKDIVSHDTPLVGIEPSAILTFRDEYPDLVSDELLEDAKMIAQNALQFDEFIAREIELKNISKNQFTKEKRLIKLHGHCQQKAISSVIPTKKMLSLPENYTVQLIPSGCCGMAGSFGYEKEHFDISMQIGELVLFPTVRQQPEEVIIAAPGTSCRHQIHDGTGRKALHPAEILWNALI; encoded by the coding sequence ATGACATCCCCGTCTCCAGTATCAGATGCAGATCTGAGTTTGCTTGCACAACGCCTTGAGGGTGACCTGTTTTTCGACAATACCATGCGGACGTTATATGCAACAGACGCGTCCGCCTACCGCGAAATGCCGCTGGCCGTAGCGATCCCCAAATCGATCGGCGATCTCAAAGCGCTCATTTCATATGCCACGGAAAAGAAAGTTTCCCTCATTCCACGTACCGCAGGCACTTCGCTGGCAGGCCAGGTTGTCGGTAACGGTATAGTAGTAGACGTTTCGAAAAATTTCAATAAAATACTCGAAATAAATGCGGAAGAGCGCTGGGTACGCGTACAGCCGGGCGTCGTACGCGACGAGCTGAATATGGCCCTCAAACCGTACGGACTGTATTTCGGCCCGGAAACGTCGACGGCAAACCGCGCGATGATCGGCGGAATGGTGGGTAACAACTCCTGCGGCTCCAACTCCATCGTATACGGGAGTACGCGTGAACATCTGCTGGAAGTAAAGGCGATCCTGGCGGACGGCAGCGATGCGGAATTCAAAAATGTAAGCAGCAATGAATTGCAGGCTATTCTGGACAATGCCCGCCGGAAGAACGGGAGCGCATCGCTTCTTGATAAAATATATCTTAAAACGGACGCGATCCTGGCCTCTCCCGAAAACCAGGCCGAAATCCGCAGGAATTTCCCCAAGCCGTCGGTAGAGCGCCGCAATACCGGTTATGCGCTCGATATGCTGCTCAATATGGAGCCTTACACGACTGGCACGGGTTCGGAAAGACCTTTCAATATGTGCAGCCTGATCGCCGGGTCGGAAGGTACGCTCTGTTTTCTCACTGAAATCAAGGTAAACCTGGTGCCGCTGCCGCCGAAAACACAGGGGCTCGTGTGCGTACATTGCAACACCATCGACGAGGCGCTGCGGGCGACGATCCTGACCCTCAAATACGGTCCTCACGCTGTGGAGCTCATCGACGAGTACGTGCTCGAATGCGCCGCTACCAATCCCGAGCAGCGCAAAAACGCGTTTTTCGTTAAGAACAAGCCCGATGGCACTTTTCCGGCCATTCTGGTAGTCGACCTTTCGAGGGAAACCAAAGAGGAAGTAGAGCAACTTGCCGCCGAAATGGAGAAGGAGCTGAAAGCTGCGGGAATGGGTTTCCACTATCCGTTACTTTTCGGCGATGATACCAAAAAGATATGGACGCTTCGGAAAGCCGGCCTCGGATTGCTGGCCAATATTCCGGGCGACGAGAAAGCGGTAGCGGTAATCGAGGACACGGCGATCGACGTCTACGACCAGCCGGAATATATCCGCGAATTCAACGAAATCCTGAAAAAACACGGCATGTCGGCCGTGCATTATGCACACGCGGGCTCGGGTGAGCTGCATTTGCGGCCCATTATTAACCTGAAAACCGCCGAAGGGCACCGCCAGTTCAGAATGATCGCAGAGGAAATCGCGGATTTGGTGAAAAAATATGACGGCTCGCTCTCAGGCGAGCATGGCGACGGACGCCTGCGGGGGGAATTTATCCCAAAAATGGTAGGCCAGCATAACTACCAGCTATTCAAGGATCTCAAAAAAACCTGGGACCCCAACAACATTTTCAATCCGGGGAAGATCGTGGACACGGCGCCGATGGATACTTTCCTGCGCTATGAACCCGACCAGAAAACACCCGAATTCAAAACGAACTTCCGGTTCCACGACCAGAATATCCTGCAACATGCCGAGCAATGCAACGGCTCGGGCGACTGCCGGAAGACGCACTTGAGCGGCGGCACGATGTGCCCGAGCTTCATGGCAACCCGGAACGAAAAGGACACCACACGCGCCCGCGCGAACATCCTGCGCGAAATGCTCACGCGCTCGCCCAAGGAAAACCGCTTCGACAACAAGGAAATCAAGGAGGTTTACGACTTGTGCCTGGCTTGCAAGGGCTGCAAAGGCGAATGCCCGTCGAATGTGGACGTCGCGAAGCTGAAAATGGAGTTTTTGCAGCAATACCATGATGCCAACGGCATTCCCGTACGCTCATGGCTCGTGGGTAATTTCTCGAAAATGACCGGTATTGCCAGCTATGTTCCGTGGGCTTATAACCTGATCTTCAAGAACGCCCCGCTCCGGAAAATCGCCAACACGATCGTGGGCTTCCACCCTGATCGCACAATGCCGCTGTTGCATGGCACAACGTTGAAAAAATGGTACGATCAGCGGAAGAAAAGCGCCCCGAAATCGGCGCGGAAGGTGTATTTGTTCTGCGACGAGTTTACCAATTATAATGATGTGGAAATTGGTAAAACCGCCATTCTCGCGCTGGAAAAGCTGGGTTATGAGGTGACTATCCCCAATCACGGCCCTTCCGGCCGGCCGCAGCTTTCCAAAGGACTGCTAAGGGATGCGAAGAAAATCGCGGAGGAGAATATCCGTCTGTTGAAAGACATTGTCTCGCACGACACCCCGCTGGTAGGTATCGAGCCGTCGGCAATCCTTACGTTCCGCGATGAATACCCCGACCTGGTCAGCGACGAATTGCTCGAAGATGCCAAGATGATCGCCCAGAACGCCTTGCAGTTCGACGAATTTATCGCCCGTGAAATCGAGCTGAAAAACATTTCGAAAAACCAGTTTACCAAAGAAAAACGGCTCATCAAGCTGCACGGGCATTGCCAGCAAAAAGCCATTTCGAGTGTGATACCGACCAAAAAAATGCTTTCACTGCCCGAAAATTATACCGTGCAGCTCATTCCTTCGGGATGCTGCGGCATGGCGGGTTCATTCGGCTACGAAAAGGAGCATTTCGACATTTCGATGCAGATCGGCGAGCTGGTACTCTTCCCGACGGTCCGTCAGCAGCCCGAAGAAGTGATTATCGCCGCCCCCGGCACCAGTTGCCGCCATCAGATCCACGACGGAACCGGCCGTAAAGCGCTTCATCCGGCGGAAATCCTTTGGAATGCATTGATTTAA
- a CDS encoding carboxypeptidase-like regulatory domain-containing protein, which translates to MMNLSFHVLRQHDLPGTPVPRAKSRPFYLKVGIFALLIAIMGMSGEVAAQDINVSGKVTDPKTGGIPGVTITVKGTTKGTNTDVEGNYQISVPANATLTFSAIGYESKDVPVGNKSVVDVVLSEDIKALEEVVVVGYGTVKKKDATGAVSALGTKDFQKGIVTSPEQLMQGRVAGVQITQSSGEPGGGINVRIRGTTSVRGGE; encoded by the coding sequence ATGATGAATTTATCCTTTCATGTACTTCGTCAGCATGACCTCCCGGGTACACCTGTTCCCCGCGCCAAGTCAAGACCATTCTATCTAAAAGTTGGAATTTTTGCCTTGTTGATCGCCATAATGGGTATGAGCGGAGAAGTGGCCGCCCAGGACATTAACGTGTCCGGTAAGGTTACAGATCCTAAAACCGGCGGTATTCCCGGTGTAACAATTACGGTAAAAGGTACCACGAAGGGAACAAATACCGATGTGGAAGGAAACTATCAGATCAGTGTTCCGGCTAACGCGACGTTGACATTCAGTGCGATTGGTTATGAGAGTAAGGACGTTCCGGTTGGAAACAAGTCGGTGGTAGATGTGGTACTTTCTGAAGACATTAAGGCCCTGGAAGAAGTAGTAGTAGTGGGTTATGGTACCGTGAAGAAAAAAGATGCAACCGGTGCAGTTTCTGCGTTGGGCACGAAAGACTTTCAGAAAGGCATCGTCACTTCACCGGAACAATTAATGCAGGGCCGTGTGGCGGGGGTGCAAATCACCCAGTCGAGCGGTGAGCCGGGTGGTGGGATTAATGTCAGAATCAGGGGGACGACATCGGTAAGGGGGGGGGAATAA
- a CDS encoding TonB-dependent receptor plug domain-containing protein, whose amino-acid sequence MSGGGDAAGVGRQAAKNPLNFLNPDDIASMDILKDASATAIYGSRGANGVVLITTKRGKGKGTLDYGYSLGVSTITKKYDLLSAEEYVAAGGQNAGGSTDWQKELLRTAFTNQHNLSYGGGDASGNYRFSLGYLNQNGIIEKSGIKRYSIGFNGTKKFIQDRLTIGSNLNLANTQDKGVPISENSGFTGDLLGGDDQNQSH is encoded by the coding sequence GTGTCCGGGGGAGGCGACGCGGCGGGAGTAGGTCGGCAGGCCGCAAAAAACCCGCTGAATTTTCTGAATCCAGATGATATTGCAAGTATGGACATTCTCAAGGATGCATCGGCTACGGCGATTTATGGTTCGAGGGGAGCAAACGGGGTTGTACTGATAACAACCAAAAGAGGTAAAGGGAAAGGTACGTTAGACTACGGCTATTCACTGGGGGTGAGTACAATAACAAAGAAATATGACTTGCTTTCTGCCGAGGAGTACGTGGCTGCAGGTGGTCAGAACGCGGGCGGCTCAACCGACTGGCAGAAAGAGTTGCTAAGGACTGCATTTACTAATCAGCATAACCTTTCCTATGGAGGGGGAGATGCGAGTGGGAATTATCGTTTTTCCCTTGGATACCTCAACCAGAACGGGATAATTGAGAAGTCAGGGATAAAAAGATATAGTATAGGATTTAACGGCACTAAAAAGTTTATTCAGGATCGTCTTACCATTGGGAGTAATCTTAATTTAGCAAATACGCAGGACAAGGGGGTGCCCATTTCTGAAAATTCAGGGTTTACGGGGGACTTACTCGGGGGGGATGATCAAAACCAATCCCACTAA